Within bacterium, the genomic segment CAGACATGATGTTAATTGGGACGTTTGCGTCCATCCGCATTTCCCATTTGTTTGCCGCCCGCACTGGGCATCCTGGTAACAGGCGTATTGCTCCGTCCATTCGCACGTTGTAACAACATCCTCATCCGCGCATATCTGTCCGCTACAACCGGTCGGGAGGCATTCCTTCGGCGTGTCGGAAGAAACAGCCTTGGCGCTAAATTCCACCGGCATGCGAAGTTCATCGGCATTTTCGGAAAGCCCCGATGGATTATCCTTTTCGAAAATAAGCATTCCGCGCTCGGTCGGAACGGAATTAAAGGTCAATACCGCCTTGAATGGCACGAAATCTTGAGTCATCCATTCACCCTGAGCGGTTGCGATTGCGGTAGCGATTTTATTTCCCGATGCGTCAAACAAATGTATCGGGAAAGAGGCCTCAAAGAACCAATACCCTCTTGCTTCTCCGCTTATGGTCAGAGGGCTTTTGATTGAATCCCCGGGACGCGGTACCGATACACGGATAATGTCCTGTTTCTCAATTTCATTTCCAACATCTTCCACGAATTCGGAATTTGGCGCTTTGCATTTACGCGGATAGGATTCAAGCACCGGATAACCCGCTTTTACACACTCTTCAAAACTTCGAATAGGGACATATTTTTTGTTTTGAAACACCACAAGCGCAATGACAACCGATGCGAACAGGGCCAAACAAAGAAACAATGCAAGATTTTTTCTGGATATCATGCTAAAACTTTTTTATTCCCCTGTTATCTCAGGGCAAGTATGATAATAATATTTAAAGAAATAATGACTGTCCCGATTACTCCGGTGACAAGAGCGGCAAGCATTATTTTATTCCCGTACCATGGTTCCTTGTCCGTCATAACGATTGTATTGTAACACACGGGTGCGAGGACAAAAAATTTCCGCAATAAAGGGTATTAACCGCAGGGCAAGCCCTGCACCCATTTGGTGCTCGAAGACTCGCTCTCTCCCCGTCCCAGAGGGGCGGGGTATTAAACCCTTTGTTACGACTTCGACTCGGACGCTGTGTACAATCGGAATTGTCCACGCGCTCCTCGCTTGTCGTAATAATCTAAAAAACTTTTATTTGTATACCGCTTTTCGTTTTTACCTCCGAGCCTTCTGTCTCGATTTCAATTTCCGTTTCGCTTTCAATTTTTACTTCATCGTTGTGAGAATCATCGGAGCCGCGTACCCCACTCTCGCTGTCGGACTGAAACATATTTGAGAGAAGTCCGGATGCGGTTTTCGCGTTTGCGTATGAAATATTCCACAATCGCAAGGCACTTGTGTAATCGCCTTGCGCATACGCGACCTCCGCCTGAACCGAGGTGTTTTCCGCTTCGGCAATCAAATTTTGTGCTTTATCCGTAATACCGGTTATGCGCAAAACTTTCTCCGACAACTTTAATCGTGCTTCCGTAAGTGCGATATCGGCTTTTTCCTTCATTCGATCCGCCTCTTTTTGAAGATACGTGTTTACACGGGAGGAAGAAGAAACGGAAGATGTGGCAGTACTATTATTATCATCTTCCTCAGCGGGTATCGGAAGGATGGAAGGAAAAATTTGTAATTTATGTTTTTGTTCCGCTCTCAAGAGAATCTCAAGCCTGTACGCGAGGTTAAACGCATTTTGAAGTTCAGCAAACGCCTCTCTGTACTCTTTATTATTGAGAAAAGATTTTCCGGCGGATATCCCCTCGGTTACCGTGGCGAAATCGGCTTTTACCTGAGTCATAGTTGAAGTGGAAAGGGATGTTTCAAATTTTTGTATGATTTTTGACACATCGTGCGATTTTGATTCCGCCAATTTCAGCATTCTCAAAACAGAGGATTCTTTAACATCCGCTGCTTTTACTGCTTCTTTTGAACCATCCGATGAATCATCCGGGCTGGAAGATAACGCAAGAGAGTCTTCGTTTATTTTTACAGCCACCCGAAGATTGACCGAAGCAGCCGCGGGAACAGCGTTGACGGTTTCCCTATTCTCCCTTACAACAGCAAGCATCCTCCCCGTTGAGTCATTTTCATCATCGCTGTTGCGCAACGACAAGCGGGTGAGAATTTCCTCATGGGCCTCTAGCGATGTTTCAAAGCGTGAAGTGACCTCACTCGCTCGTTCGGGGTCCCGTTCCTCAAATTCTTTTACCCTCTCAGCGACTTTTTGAGCGTGTTTTTCAAATTGTTCCGCAATTTTTTGCTCATTTGCCGCGCTTAGTTTCCCTTCCGCAGAAAGCGATGCCGCCTCAACAAGGCGCCGTTCGGCTCGCTCACTTTCCCATTGTGCTTTCGCTTCGGAAGAAAAAGTGAGAGTTTGTTTTATTTCTTCGTTCACAGATACTTTGACCGGGTACAGCAAATCTCCGGGCAGAGAACCTTCGGCGGCAAAGGACACACCGCCCCCGACAACAAGCGCGAGAATGAGTGCGATGGGCATGGGATTTCTGAGCAAGAGAAAGAAAAAACTATTTGGCCACCGGTTTTCGGGACGCAAAAGATTTTCTTTTTTTACAGGTGCGGTACGTATGGAATGTTCAAGAACCGCCTTCATATGTCCTTTTTCCTGAGACGTCATGCGGATTGTTTGTCCTATCGTATGAAGTTGTTTTTCGAAATTGTTCATAATTGTATCGCGTTGCGTAATTTGAAAAGCCCTCTGTGGATGCGGACTGAAACGACATTTTCATTTTCTCCGATAAGTTCGGCAATTTCCCTTGGCGAGAAACCGTCCATGTACCTCATCGTCACGACTTCCCGATACTTTTCAGGAAGCGTCTTGAGTGCCTTTAGGAGCCGTATCCCGTCAAAGCGAATTTCCGCCTGTTCCATTTCTCCCGTACTGTGTAAATCGGGGATGTCCCCTTCGGAAGCGTCTTCCCGCTCAAGAAATTCATCGAGGGATGTCGTTTTCTTTTTTCGGTATTCGTCGATAATCAAATTGTTTAACACTCGATAAAGAAAAGGTTTGAAATCATCGATGGTTTTCCCCTGGGCGACGTAATTCCACGTCTTTGTGAACGACTCTTGGACAAGTTCAAGCGAACGTTCCCTGTCGCCAATACGAAAGAAGCAATGCCTGAAAAGAGCATCGGAATAGTCCTCAAACGCCTGAGTAAATCGTCCCGTAACGTCCATTCTTTTGTTTCTTAGTATATAAGACGAAAAGATGTCATTTCCCTTTCACAATCAATGTACCATGATATGCATGTTCTTTTCCAGAAATGATAGGATAAAGCCAATGAAAAAAGTGGCTATTTTTGATGTCGATGGGACCGTGTTCCGTTCAAGTCTTCTGATTGAATTAACCGAACGACTGATTGAGAAAGGACTGTTCCCTTCCGCTGCCCGGAGAGAATATCAATACGAATACAAAAAATGGCATGACCGTGAAGGCAGTTACGAAGAATATATCGATAACGTCATAAAGGCGTTCATGAAATATGTACGCGGTGTGTCATATAAAGATTTTCTTGAAGCCGGGGATGAGGTGTTTGAACAGCAAAAAAACAGGACCTACCGATACACACGCGATCTTATAAAAAAATTAAAAAAGGAGAAATATTACCTTCTTGCCATTTCCCAGTCTCCCAAAGGAATCCTTGATAAGTTCTGCGCTCATATGGGATTTGATAAAATATATGGAAGAATCTATGAGCTTGGACCCGAGGATAAGTTCACAGGAAATATCGTCGACCTTCACCTTATTTCAAACAAGGCAAACATAGTAAAGCGGGCGATTGAAAAAGAAAATTTGACGCTTGAAGGATCGGTTGCCGTCGGGGATACGGAGGGAGACGTTTCAATGCTTGAGATGGTTGGACAACCTATTTGTTTCAATCCGAATATGAAACTCTACAGAGAAGCGAAACGCAACGGATGGAAAATTGTTGTTGAACGGAAAGACGTGATTTATGAAATCAATTAAAAAAGCCCGTTTCGTTAAGAAACAGGCTTTTGGGAAACAGAGCATTTTTTAAAACTGTTCAAACTTATTATTGTTAAGAGAACATCTGTAACTAAAAGCGCCGCTAACAATAAAGCAAGGCAGGAGACTGTCCACTCGTTTATCTCTGGTTTCATCCACATTAACAGAAGAGAGAGAATTGTTACCCGAGAAAGAAAGAACCCACCGAGAAGAAATATTAACGCTATCCAACCAAAGTTTAATTCCATCATAGAATTCCTCCTTTTTTTGAATAGTCTTCTATAAAATGTTTTTATAAGAACAATCTTTAACCTGTTGTCATTATACCACAATATATGGCATAAAGTCAATATCTATTATACCTATATTTTAAGCCTTAATTTAAGGAAATATAGTTTTTAAGTACTCTTATTTTATCTTTACTCGGAGACCGGGTAACACGTTTGGCATACCCCAAGGTCTTGCAGTTTTTCCAGGTATGCAATGACGGTAAGTACGAACTCCGCGTGGCTCCATGTCAGGGGCCTGACCGAAAGCGGAGAGCCGTTATATGGATGCAGTTGTTCGGATAATAAGCCCGAGGTAAGAGCGTTTTTTAATGTCCACAAAAGCGTCTCCTTTGCCCCATCAAGGTCTTCCTGGCTTTCAGCCCGGGCGATATCGTATTGTGCAAACCATAATGTGGTAATAAACCACGCATTGCCCGGCAGTCCGGACCCGACACCGTAATATACATCCCCTTCGTAGCGGGCATATCCACCTATATCCGTGTGAACACGCAACCTCTCACGAGAAATCATCATGGCTTTAAGAAGCCGTTCGTCATATGGAGACAAAACCCCGAATCTAAAAATTCCATACGCACTCGAAGCATCTATCGTCTTGTCGTAAATAATACTTCCCCGCGGAGGTACCGTAAGCATCCGGCTGAACGTGCCTTCTTTTTCGTTGTAGAGATATTTTATTATTGCCGCCTGAATTTCGTCCGCCGCCCGGTGATATTTTTTCGATTCGTTTTGCTTTCCCAAAAGAAATGCGAACTTCCCCGCCGCAATCAGTCCTCCGTACACCGCAGCGGCGGTAAAACAGGAGATGCCGTTACGTTCCTCCCACAAATCGTAACTTGGTCCCGGAAGACCGGTTTTTTTATCCCTGTATTCGACAAGAAAATCCCCCGCCCGTTTTATAAAGGAATTGTAAATACTTTCAATAAATTCGAGATTTCTCGTCACCGCGTAATGGTCCCAAAGCGTATAGAGAGATGTTGCCGTTTCGTCCTCTTGGATGGCAAGTTGTGAGACTCCGTTTCGTATCCACGGATGCCACGAACTTCCCAACGACCTGTCCGAATTATATTTGTGCAGGAGAAAACCTTCGTCGGTAAGCACTTCGTTGCAGAAAGAATAAAAGCGCGTGCTTAAATCAAAGTATCCCGCTTTGTCAAAAGCAAGGGCGGCAAACGCCGCGTCGCGCGGCCACATATAACTGTATGTGTCGCGGCCATGCTGCAGAATGGATGAGTCTCCCGAAGCGATGAGAGCTCCTCGGTTGTCCGCGTGAGTTCGCATGATAAGAAGCGATTTTTTGAACAGGTCTCCAACGCCTTCATCAAGGCCGTAGAAAACAAAACGGCGCTTGTTTACCCACGCTTTCCAAAAATCTCCCGTACTTTTCAAAAGATGGGGCGGGGTTTTTTTAAGAACGTATGAATTCAAAAGTCTCGCTTCACGCAAAGTATGAGAAGCGATAATCCAGTAGTACACTTCTCCTACTTCCTCGGCTTCAAGAGGCACCGTAAAACCCACGGTTGAATCCACTGACCCGTGTTCAATGGCGTTTTTTGAAAGTAGTCCGTCTTCGGCGTCTTTCCATGTTCCCTCTTTTCCTTCTATTTGAGAAAGGCCGACGCTGTAATCGTCGAAAGAACCTTCGTGTAAACCGAGGCCTGCAATAAAGAAAAGTCTTCTTCCTTTGTAATGAACAATTGCGTTATCCTCCGGCTGATAGTAGGCGGTGTTGCCATAACTGGAATGGGAAATTTGGAACTCTTGATTGATAAATACTTTTATTACCCGGGAAGAAGGGTGGCGGTTTTGAACGGTGATTTTCCGAAGAAAAATATTTGATTCGTTATAGACCGTATCATTAAAAAAAAGTGAAACTTTCAGGCGGTCATTGACGGCGCGAATTTCCGAAACCATTGTTTCCTTCTTGTAATCAACCGTTACATTCCAATCATCGCTTGCAAGCCACGAGAAATCGCCGTCAACCCACACGCCAATACGGTGAACAACCCCGCTTGGAGAGTGGTTGGACATACCTACATAAGGAAAATAAAAATCACGTACTTGTCCCCTGCTATCGAGAAAAACAAGTATGTTACCGTTTCCCAAAACTAGTGATCTTGCCATAATGCAAACCTATATTGAGAAATTATTTGCAGTTGTCGCAAACCGAGAGCGCCTTTATCGCCCCCGCTTTCGTTTTTGCCTTTCGCAGAGCAGTAGCGCAGTGGGAGCAACCCAGAACATTCTCAACCCAGTTTGCAAAGTCGTTGCTTCCGTTGCCCGTGTGATGAGCGAATTGCTCCTTTTTCATTCCCTGAAATGCCTTTTTGAGTTCCTCGACATTTTTGATAACGGGACCGTTATTGACCCAAAAGCACGCTTCTCCCTGCGCCTCGTTGTGACAGGTACACATCGCGGCGAACTTTTTTGTTTTTGTCTTTGTAGTACGCATATTAATTTCTAAATGTAATTATATCAGTGAGTTAATAATTTTTGTAATGTCCTCTTCACACGAAACCAAACGGGCGGAAGCGGCGCCGATTCGATTCGTTTTCTTAAATCATGAAGGACGTTCATATAGGCGATAAACGCTTCGTAAGGAGATTCGTAAGGATTAAAGTATGCATGTACATCACCGTCGGAAAACCACTTGGTACACATATAGTAGAAATGGTCCGATGTTTGCAGTTTCCGCCAATCCTCAACAAGTTTCTCGTCTCCCGTCTCAAGTACCATATCTTCAAGAGCATATATCGAACGGAGAGCGTCATGCTGAATCGGATTTGAGCGCCAGGCGGAGAGGTCCCGCTCTATGTCGGCCCATGAAACGTAATTCGGCACATCCAATTCCCCTACCGGACGCAATAGTTCAAGCGCTTCCCGGGGAGTCACAAAGTGGTTGTCCGAACGTTTGAGCATTTCTTTCGGTAAATGGCGCATAAATTCAAAAATGCCCGTGTCTTCCCACTGGTGCTCGCCAAACGTCTCGTAATCCATGAACAGGTTGATTATTTCCCCGTTGCCATGGTGAGCCTCTACCCATTTCACAAACTTGGGTGCGGTAAGAGGATAGTCTTCCCACCATTTCGCGCCAAAACGAAAAGCAATATCGTCGGAAAGTTTATAGTTTTTCAAAAGAAGCGTGAGCGGAGCGTCTTTGGCTTTGTATAGGAAATTCGGACTTCTCCACCCGAGAATATGGTCGGCGCCTTCGGCGAGCATTCCCTTGTATCCGAGCCGTGCGATTTCTTTTCCGATGTCATTGCTGTAGATAAGCTCGGTGTTCCGGAAAACCGTCGGAGTATAACCGAACAATGATTTTATTTTTTCTCTGTGTTTTTCTATCTGTTTTCTGAATTCGGCCGGGGAATGTAAAAATGCGAGCGAGTGGTAGTACGTTTCGCTTAAAATTTCCACTCTCCCCGTTTCGACGAGTTTTCTAAACGACTCAAGCACATGCGGAGCAAATTGTTCGAATTGTTCAAGTACGACTCCGGAAAATGAAAAACTTACCTTAAACTCCGGATGTTTTTGCAACAAATGAAGAAGAAGGGCGTTTGCGGGAAGATAGGATTTTTCCGCCACCTTGAGAAGTATTTTTCTGTTATTGAGGTCGGACTGCCCGTTGTCGTTGAAATAATTGTGGTCTGTACCGACGTCAAAAATTCTGTATCGTTTTACCCGATGAGGCTGGTGAACTTGAAAATAAAAACAGATATTAAGCATTGTATATGGAGAGACCAAACACTTTCTTGTATATCATCATACACTTTTCGGCAGCCTGCTTCCATGTATGTTTGATGATTTCCTGGAAACCATTTTCGGAAAGACACGACTTGAGAGATTCATGGGTGAGTACGCATACGATTTTGTTTGCCATTTCATCGACGTCCCAAAAATCAACTTTGAGCGCGTGTTTGAGTACTTCCGAAACTCCCGACTGACGAGAAATAATGACGGGGGTACCACTTGCTATAGCCTCAAGAGGAGTGATGCCGAAAGGTTCCGAAACGGAGGGCATGAGGTAAAGGTCTGCCGCTTTGTACGCCTGTACAAGCTCGTCATTTCGCAAAAATCCCGCAAACAAGACCTTGTCGCTGATACCCAAAAACGCGGCCTGGTTCATGATTTGGCCTTCCATATCCCCCGACCCGGAAATGATAAACGTTACCTTTGGATAATATTCGAGAACCTTTTTTGCGGCGGCAACGAAATAATCCGGACCTTTTTGTATGGTGATGCGTCCGACAAATAAAACAATTTTATTCCCCGATTCTTTAAGTTTCGCAATTCGGTTTTCCTCGCCTACGTGCTGGGAAAGGTATTCATCAATATCGATACCGTTGTGAACTACCTCGACTTTTTCTTCGGGTACGCCGTATCGTTTGACGATGATATCCTTCGTGTAGTTGGACACTGCAATAACGCGGTCGGCGGCGTGCATTCCCTCCCTTTCCACGTCGTAGACAAACTGATTGACGGACCGGCCGCCGGTCCTGTCAAATTCCGTCGCGTGCACGTGAACGATAAGCGGTTTCCCCGATACTTTTTTCGCTTCCATACCGGCGAGAAACGACAACCAGTCATGGGCGTGGATAACATCAAATTGTTCTTTGCGGGCGATTTCGCGTGCGCGTATTGCGTACCGTCTTACTTCCTCAAATAGCGTGTCGCCGTAAAACGCATTATCAATAAATGCCCGTTCTTTTTTATAGCTGTCGGGATTCGTGTATGGAGAAAGTAGAGACGGGATATTATGGAATACGATATCCGGAGTTTCCACGTCACCGAATATAATGCGCGCGAATCGGGATGTTGTATCTTTAAGCCGTTTCGGTAGAACAAATGTCACCTTGCTCCCCGATTGAGCCAACGCTTTGGAAAGACCGTAACAGGCAACACCCAAACCTCCACTATTGTGAGGTGGGAACTCCCAACCAAACATTAAAATTCGCACTGGTGCATGCATTCTGTTTATTCGTTTAGTAAAAGAAAACTTTCCCAACAAAAGAAAAAACGTTCCGGGTCTTTTCCCTAAACTTCTTGCTGATAATTATACAATAAGGCCGTACTTTATTATCTGTGCACAATGTTTCTGTTATACTTAAGGGGTAAAACTTCCATGGACAAATTTGAGACACATGTCGATGAGCACGGAATCGTAAACATGGCCATTAAAGGACGCGTGAGAAGGGAGGTATGGGATCAGTTCAAAAAATGGATTGAGGACACGCAAAAGATAATCAAGGAGGAATACGACAAAACCGGCAAGAAAGTTAGAGCCACCGTCGACCTTACCGACACGTCAAGCCAATATGACAGCGACACGATAGCGGCGCTTGCCTCTTTTACGAAAGCAAACGAGCCGTATATGGAAAAAACGGCGACCTTCGGAGCAAACACAATGATAAAATTCGCGGAAGACCTTGTTATCACGATTTCCGGCAGAAAAAATATCAAGGCATTCGCCACCAAAGACGAAGCCACCAAGTGGCTTCTATCGGAAAAATAGACCGCTGCATTCTGCAGCGGTCTATTTTTTTTGTTCCAAATCCAGACAGACGGAGTTGATGCAATATCGTTCACCCGTATCGGTCGGACCGTCGTCAAACACATGCCCAAGGTGAGAGTTGCATTTGGCGCATAGAATTTCGGTGCGGACCATTCCCTGAGTTTCGTCAGTCTCGCGTTTTATCGCGCCGGGCAGAGCTTTGTCGAAACTTGGCCATCCGGTTCCTGAATCAAACTTTGCATCGGAAGAAAACAGTGCGTTGCCGCACGCGGCGCAACGGAATATCCCGTCTTCTTTGGAATACATGTATTTACCCGTAAAGGGCATCTCGGTTCCCTTCTCCCGCAAGATTTTATATTGGTCTGGGGACAGTTTCTCCTTCCAGTCGTCTTCCGTTTTGGGTATACCGTTTTTCATAGTAGTTATCATATCACCAAAATCCCGCCTCTTGGCGGGATTTTGATTTTTTGACCGATAAAAAAATTATCTTCCTGTCGGCAGACCGCTTTGGGCATCACGCATCATCGTACTCATGTCAGTGAATGTAACTCCGCTTGGCAATGAAAACGTATTTGCATCTGCCGTCCACGGCTCGCACGCATAGCCCAGTTGTTGATTGTAATCGACAGACTGCTGTCCTTGGGTGCCCGATGTATCCGAAACCGCGGCTGACTCCTGTGCGCTTACCGGCATTTTGAAACCCTGATTTGTCGCTGAAGTCCATACATAGCTGTATTCCCCGTCGGCAATCATATGACTTTGAACGGTCATACCGGAGGCCATGCTTTGAAAATCTCCTCGGAGCTTTCCGTTTGCGACATACACAACCCCGGAAGATTGAGACACGTCATTTGATTCATCTACCGTGCATTTTTGGGAAATGTTTGCGGCAATGAGGTCTTTCATGGACATCTTTCCTGTCGCTTTTCCTGACGCTTGTTCGCGCACCTCTGCCGCATCTTGAAGCGTCGGTTGTGAAATCATATACGTTCCGATACCGCCGATAACCACTATTCCACCAACAAGATACATGAGGGCTGTTTTACTCATAGCGATTTAAAATATAAAAAACTTAAAAAAATAACTTGGTGCGTCCGAAATTAAAATATCGTCATGTAACCGTAAATACCGATAATCACCGAAAGAAGGATGAGAAGTCCTCTTACGTTTACTTTTTCCTTTGAGTGTTTAAAAAACCACATAGGGAGAAAAATTATTGATAATTAAGTTTATTATAGCACCTATTCCCTTCCTTTCAATTCGAGGTTCCGGGGGATTTTAAGATAATTCTTTTTTTGAGATTCGGTCATCCGTTCTACCGCGTAACGCAGGGCTGTTCTGGGCATTTGGGAAGCGTGTAGGTTCAGAAATTTTTTTTCCGACACAAGGTCTCTTTTCCCGACCTCCCGCAACATCCAACCGACGGCTTTATGGATAAGGTCATGCGTATCGCCCAAAAGCATCCGCGCAATTAAAAGCGTTTCTTCAAATCGGTTATTTTTTATGAAATAAAACGTTGAAACGATCGCGATACGCCGCTCCCACATGTTTTTTGAACGCGCCAGTTTTTGCAAAATTTTTTTTGGTTTACCAGATATATATGCTCCGACAATTTTCTCTGCCGACAAATCGACTAAATCCCAGTTATTAATATGCTTCGTTGAAGAAAGATAGAAATCGTAAATTTTCTTTTTTTCGCTCTTGCCGCCATTTTTAAAATTTTCCACAAGAATAAGAAGAGCGATGAGCCGTTCCTCATGGATTTTAGATGAAAGAAGTTTTTTTATTTCGGGGAAAGAAAGGTGGGCGTATTTTTTAGCGAGAGCCCGCGATACCGGTACGGTTATCCCAAGAAATACGTCCCCTTCTCCATATTCGCCCGGTCCCGTTTTAAAAAAGCCCTGTAAAATTTTTGCTTTCGCGGGATTTTTGAGCTTACGGAGTTCGGCTTTCAATTTATCCATCGCTTCTTCCAAGAACAATCATTATCTCCCTTTTCATCGCGACAAACGAGTATGCCCAGAGAAACGGAAGCCAGAGAGGCATGAGACCAAATAAGCTGTTGCGGGTAAACGTTTCAACTCCCGTGAAAACAAAAATCGTTTCCGCAATTGTCATAAGGCAGAATCCGAGCACAAGCATTAAAGCGTCTTTTTGTTCTTTTTTGATTCGCAAAAACAGGTCAATGAGCCCGATGTACATGAGCGTCAAAAGATAATCGTTTGGCACGACGGGAATAAACCATATCATCAGAAGCACCGGGAAGGCTTCAATAAGCATTTGTGAGAACTTTTGCATATTACTTATCTAAAAAAGCTTTTATCTTTTTCCAGAACAAGCGTGTGCGTACTTCCGAAAGCGAAAGATGTCCTCCCTTCCCCTTAAGCCACAACGCGCAGCCGTTTATTTTTGAAAATTCTTTTGACAAATGGGCATACGTCACTTCGTCATCCTTTGCATGGATAATAAAAATCTTTCTTGAGTTGAGTGTTTTTGCCTTTGCAATGGGATTAAAAAAACTTCCGTTGCCGAGTTTCCGCCAGTCCTTCTTTGAAAAACGGTATCCTTCGCCGTACGCATTGTTAAGAAATTTCTCGAGCCACGGAAGCGGTTCGGTATCGCTTTTTACCCGCCAGTCGATAACCGGCGACAGAGCAACGACTTTTTTTATATGTGTATCTTGTGAAGCAAGGATAGCGGCCGCACCCCCGAAACTTGAACCAATGACATAGATTGCCGGATTTTTGACCGAATACTTTTTACCACTCCAAAATTCGGTAAATTCCTTTGATATTCCTTTCACGACATCCGAAACGTCTTTATGCGGAGAAAGTTTGAGAAACTCCCCTCCGCTTTCCCATGTTCCCCTGTACCTTGGAAAGAAAACCCAATATCCTTTTTCGGAAAGAAAATTCATAACGGCAGACTTTGAAGGAGAGCCCGGCAACCCCCCGCACAGGATAATCGCTTTTTTTGAAGGACGAACCGGAGGAAGAAACTCGGAAACGATATCTTTCCCGAATCGGGTTCGCAAAAGAAACTTGTGTTTCGCCATACGGCCATCATAGCACCGTAAAAAGAGTGCTACAATAATTTTATGTCTTGGGTTACGCTTGCTCTCCTTTCCGCAGGATTTGCGGCCCTTGTCGCCATTTTCGGGAAAATGGGTTTGCAAGGAATAGACACGACGCTTGCCACCACCCTTCGCGCGGTTATTATGGCGGTTTTTCTCGTTGGCGTTTCACTCGCTCTTGGAAAATTTGAGGCTGTGCCCGATTTCGGGAAAAAAGCGGGGCTTATGATTGTCCTTTCCGGTCTTGCCGGAGCGCTTTCATGGCTTTTTTATTTTTCCGCGCTCAAAGCGGGTCCCGCTTCGGCGGTAGCCGCGATTGACCGATTGAGTGTCGTCTTTGTATTTATACTCGCGCTTATTTTTCTCGGAGAGACATTTACGTGGAAATCAGCACTTGGTGCACTCTTTGTCGCTTTAGGTGCGATATTGATGACGATAAAATAAAACAAGGCCAATCTACCTAGATTGGCCTTGTAAGGCAAGCAACTCATCAAATGATGGAGGCTGCAAGGAGTTGATTCTTTTCACTGAATCAAACAACTCATCACCGATTTGATGGGAATGATAAAACTCGTAATCTCTGATGCAGGAATCTTTCCTCATTTTCGACATTGCGTCTGGAAATTTCCTTCCCTCTTTCGGGCTAGAGGATTCCCTTTGCAGAAACCACTCTAAGCATGTGTTTTTGGGAGTTATAAAGTACCATGCGTCTATTCTTTCCACATTCATAGAACGAAGTTTTTCAATAATTGCCTTTCGTTCATGCAAGTACCCGTTCCATGTGTCC encodes:
- a CDS encoding HAD-IB family hydrolase — its product is MKKVAIFDVDGTVFRSSLLIELTERLIEKGLFPSAARREYQYEYKKWHDREGSYEEYIDNVIKAFMKYVRGVSYKDFLEAGDEVFEQQKNRTYRYTRDLIKKLKKEKYYLLAISQSPKGILDKFCAHMGFDKIYGRIYELGPEDKFTGNIVDLHLISNKANIVKRAIEKENLTLEGSVAVGDTEGDVSMLEMVGQPICFNPNMKLYREAKRNGWKIVVERKDVIYEIN
- a CDS encoding Gmad2 immunoglobulin-like domain-containing protein; translation: MISRKNLALFLCLALFASVVIALVVFQNKKYVPIRSFEECVKAGYPVLESYPRKCKAPNSEFVEDVGNEIEKQDIIRVSVPRPGDSIKSPLTISGEARGYWFFEASFPIHLFDASGNKIATAIATAQGEWMTQDFVPFKAVLTFNSVPTERGMLIFEKDNPSGLSENADELRMPVEFSAKAVSSDTPKECLPTGCSGQICADEDVVTTCEWTEQYACYQDAQCGRQTNGKCGWTQTSQLTSCLDNAQ
- a CDS encoding RNA polymerase sigma factor produces the protein MDVTGRFTQAFEDYSDALFRHCFFRIGDRERSLELVQESFTKTWNYVAQGKTIDDFKPFLYRVLNNLIIDEYRKKKTTSLDEFLEREDASEGDIPDLHSTGEMEQAEIRFDGIRLLKALKTLPEKYREVVTMRYMDGFSPREIAELIGENENVVSVRIHRGLFKLRNAIQL
- a CDS encoding DUF5667 domain-containing protein, producing the protein MNNFEKQLHTIGQTIRMTSQEKGHMKAVLEHSIRTAPVKKENLLRPENRWPNSFFFLLLRNPMPIALILALVVGGGVSFAAEGSLPGDLLYPVKVSVNEEIKQTLTFSSEAKAQWESERAERRLVEAASLSAEGKLSAANEQKIAEQFEKHAQKVAERVKEFEERDPERASEVTSRFETSLEAHEEILTRLSLRNSDDENDSTGRMLAVVRENRETVNAVPAAASVNLRVAVKINEDSLALSSSPDDSSDGSKEAVKAADVKESSVLRMLKLAESKSHDVSKIIQKFETSLSTSTMTQVKADFATVTEGISAGKSFLNNKEYREAFAELQNAFNLAYRLEILLRAEQKHKLQIFPSILPIPAEEDDNNSTATSSVSSSSRVNTYLQKEADRMKEKADIALTEARLKLSEKVLRITGITDKAQNLIAEAENTSVQAEVAYAQGDYTSALRLWNISYANAKTASGLLSNMFQSDSESGVRGSDDSHNDEVKIESETEIEIETEGSEVKTKSGIQIKVF
- a CDS encoding glycoside hydrolase family 15 protein: MARSLVLGNGNILVFLDSRGQVRDFYFPYVGMSNHSPSGVVHRIGVWVDGDFSWLASDDWNVTVDYKKETMVSEIRAVNDRLKVSLFFNDTVYNESNIFLRKITVQNRHPSSRVIKVFINQEFQISHSSYGNTAYYQPEDNAIVHYKGRRLFFIAGLGLHEGSFDDYSVGLSQIEGKEGTWKDAEDGLLSKNAIEHGSVDSTVGFTVPLEAEEVGEVYYWIIASHTLREARLLNSYVLKKTPPHLLKSTGDFWKAWVNKRRFVFYGLDEGVGDLFKKSLLIMRTHADNRGALIASGDSSILQHGRDTYSYMWPRDAAFAALAFDKAGYFDLSTRFYSFCNEVLTDEGFLLHKYNSDRSLGSSWHPWIRNGVSQLAIQEDETATSLYTLWDHYAVTRNLEFIESIYNSFIKRAGDFLVEYRDKKTGLPGPSYDLWEERNGISCFTAAAVYGGLIAAGKFAFLLGKQNESKKYHRAADEIQAAIIKYLYNEKEGTFSRMLTVPPRGSIIYDKTIDASSAYGIFRFGVLSPYDERLLKAMMISRERLRVHTDIGGYARYEGDVYYGVGSGLPGNAWFITTLWFAQYDIARAESQEDLDGAKETLLWTLKNALTSGLLSEQLHPYNGSPLSVRPLTWSHAEFVLTVIAYLEKLQDLGVCQTCYPVSE
- a CDS encoding glycoside hydrolase family 57 protein, translated to MLNICFYFQVHQPHRVKRYRIFDVGTDHNYFNDNGQSDLNNRKILLKVAEKSYLPANALLLHLLQKHPEFKVSFSFSGVVLEQFEQFAPHVLESFRKLVETGRVEILSETYYHSLAFLHSPAEFRKQIEKHREKIKSLFGYTPTVFRNTELIYSNDIGKEIARLGYKGMLAEGADHILGWRSPNFLYKAKDAPLTLLLKNYKLSDDIAFRFGAKWWEDYPLTAPKFVKWVEAHHGNGEIINLFMDYETFGEHQWEDTGIFEFMRHLPKEMLKRSDNHFVTPREALELLRPVGELDVPNYVSWADIERDLSAWRSNPIQHDALRSIYALEDMVLETGDEKLVEDWRKLQTSDHFYYMCTKWFSDGDVHAYFNPYESPYEAFIAYMNVLHDLRKRIESAPLPPVWFRVKRTLQKLLTH